From one Rosa rugosa chromosome 4, drRosRugo1.1, whole genome shotgun sequence genomic stretch:
- the LOC133706669 gene encoding flavonoid 3'-monooxygenase CYP75B137-like, translating to MPHSYGFFMESSSLSSLWSETNSGSWGVFLTLSAIFAAFFYAWSCMRESKSSRMSPPLPPGPRGLPLVGNLLSLDPELHSYFAGLAKTYGPIFKLRLGTRLCVVIASPSIAREVLKDHDATFANRGVNVAAGDVALYGGADIVFAPYGPEWRMMRKVCALKMLSNTALDSVQELRHKQVRKAVGYFYSRVGSPVDVGEQLFVAILNLTTNMLWGGTMEEEGVGAGVLAEFREAMRDIAELSGKPNISELYPGLARFDLQGIAKQMKDVELRFDRIFEKVINQRLTMQKEGAKESNDFLTFLLRSIDEGGDGKTPLTMTHLKAMLLDMVVGSTDTSATTIEFAMAEIMNKPVVLQKAQKELDVVVGKDSIVQESHIHKLPYLDAVMKETLRLHPALPVLIPHCPSETCTVGGYTIPKGSRIFVNVWDIHRDSSNWKNPLEFNPERFLNGKYDYTGSDFNYFPFGSGKRICPGIATAERLVMHLLASLLHSFDWKLPQGQTKLDVSEKFGLVMKKKVPMVAIPTPRLLDSELYQ from the exons ATGCCACACTCTTATGGATTCTTCATGGAATCCAGTTCCTTATCCTCACTGTGGTCGGAAACCAACAGCGGGAGTTGGGGAGTGTTCTTGACTCTCTCGGCAATTTTTGCTGCATTTTTTTACGCATGGAGTTGCATGAGAGAATCCAAGAGTAGCAGAATGTCGCCGCCGTTGCCTCCTGGTCCCCGTGGCCTCCCACTGGTTGGTAACCTTCTGTCCCTTGACCCCGAGCTCCACTCCTACTTTGCTGGCCTAGCCAAAACCTACGGCCCAATCTTTAAGCTCCGACTGGGTACCAGGCTCTGCGTCGTAATAGCCTCCCCTTCCATCGCTCGAGAGGTCCTCAAGGACCATGACGCCACGTTCGCCAATCGCGGCGTCAATGTTGCAGCTGGGGACGTCGCACTCTACGGCGGGGCAGATATAGTTTTTGCCCCGTACGGGCCGGAGTGGCGAATGATGAGGAAAGTGTGCGCGCTCAAGATGCTTAGCAACACCGCCTTGGACTCGGTTCAAGAACTGCGCCACAAGCAAGTCCGAAAAGCTGTGGGTTACTTCTATAGTCGGGTCGGGTCCCCCGTCGACGTTGGTGAGCAACTTTTCGTGGCCATTCTCAATCTTACCACCAACATGTTATGGGGTGGCACCATGGAGGAGGAGGGGGTCGGGGCTGGGGTTTTGGCCGAGTTTAGGGAAGCAATGAGGGACATCGCGGAGCTTTCTGGGAAACCCAATATTTCGGAACTTTATCCGGGTTTGGCCCGGTTTGATTTGCAGGGCATAGCGAAGCAGATGAAGGATGTGGAGCTTAGGTTTGATAGGATTTTTGAGAAAGTTATCAATCAAAGGTTGACGATGCAGAAAGAAGGCGCGAAAGAGAGCAATGATTTCTTGACATTTCTATTGCGATCTATAGATGAAGGAGGAGACGGCAAAACTCCTCTGACCATGACACATCTCAAAGCCATGCTCTTG GATATGGTTGTGGGTAGTACTGACACATCCGCCACCACAATTGAGTTTGCAATGGCTGAAATTATGAACAAACCAGTGGTGTTACAGAAAGCCCAGAAAGAATTAGACGTTGTAGTTGGGAAAGACAGTATTGTACAAGAGTCTCATATTCACAAACTACCATACTTGGATGCTGTGATGAAAGAAACTCTGCGCTTGCACCCAGCCTTGCCTGTATTAATTCCACATTGTCCAAGTGAAACATGCACTGTGGGAGGTTATACCATTCCAAAGGGGTCTAGGATTTTTGTTAATGTGTGGGATATCCATAGAGACTCTTCTAACTGGAAAAACCCATTAGAGTTTAATCCAGAGAGGTTCTTGAATGGTAAGTATGACTACACTGGAAGTGACTTCAACTATTTTCCATTTGGGAGTGGAAAAAGAATATGTCCAGGGATAGCAACGGCAGAGAGGCTTGTCATgcatttacttgcatcactgttgcattcttttgactGGAAACTACCACAAGGACAGACGAAGTTAGATGTTTCCGAGAAGTTTGGCCttgtgatgaagaagaaggtacCTATGGTTGCCATCCCAACTCCAAGGTTATTGGATTCAGAACTTTATCAGTAA
- the LOC133746296 gene encoding flavonoid 3'-monooxygenase CYP75B137-like — MPHSYAFFMESSSLSSLWSETNSGSWGVLFTISAIFAAIFYAWSCLKSSRISPPLPPGPRGLPLVGNLLSVDPQLHTYFAGLSKTYGPIFKLRLGTRLCVVIASPSIAREVLKDHDATFANRGVNVAAGDVALYGGADIVCAPYGPEWRMMRKVCALKMLSNTALDSVQELRHKQVRKAVGYLYTRVGSPVDVGEQLFVAILNLTTNMLWGGTMEQKGAGAGVLAEFREAMRDIAELSGKPNISELYPGLARFDLQGIAKQMKAVELRFDRIFEKIINQRLTMQKEGAKESNDFLTFLLRSIDEGGDGKTPLTMTRLKAMLMDLVVGGTDSSATTIEFAMAEIMNKPVVLEKAQKELDAVVGKDSIVQESHIYKLPYLEAVMKETLRLHPALPLMLPHCPSETCIVGGYTIPKGSKVFVNVWDIHRDPSNWEDPLEFNPERFLNGKYDFNGSNFNYFPFGSGKRICPGTATAERLVMHLLASLLHSFDWKLPQGETKVDSSEKFGMVMMKKVPMVAIPTPRLLDSELYQ; from the exons ATGCCACACTCTTATGCATTCTTCATGGAATCCAGTTCCTTATCTTCACTGTGGTCGGAAACCAACAGCGGGAGTTGGGGAGTGTTGTTCACTATCTCCGCAATTTTTGCAGCAATTTTTTACGCATGGAGTTGCCTGAAGAGTAGCAGAATCTCGCCGCCGTTGCCTCCCGGTCCACGCGGCCTCCCGCTGGTTGGTAATCTTCTGTCCGTTGACCCACAGCTCCACACCTACTTTGCGGGCCTATCCAAAACTTACGGCCCAATCTTTAAGCTCCGACTGGGTACCAGGCTCTGCGTCGTAATAGCCTCCCCTTCCATCGCTCGAGAGGTCCTCAAGGACCATGACGCCACGTTCGCCAATCGCGGCGTCAATGTTGCAGCTGGGGACGTCGCACTCTACGGCGGGGCAGATATAGTTTGTGCCCCGTACGGGCCGGAGTGGCGAATGATGAGGAAAGTGTGCGCGCTCAAGATGCTTAGCAACACCGCCTTGGACTCGGTTCAAGAACTGCGCCACAAGCAGGTCCGAAAAGCTGTGGGTTACTTGTATACTCGGGTCGGGTCCCCCGTCGACGTTGGTGAGCAACTTTTCGTGGCCATTCTCAATCTTACCACCAACATGTTATGGGGTGGCACCATGGAGCAGAAGGGGGCCGGGGCTGgggttttggccgaatttaggGAAGCAATGCGGGACATCGCGGAGCTTTCTGGGAAACCCAATATTTCGGAGCTTTATCCAGGTTTGGCCCGGTTTGATTTGCAAGGCATAGCGAAGCAGATGAAGGCTGTGGAGCTTAGGTTTGATAGGatttttgagaaaattatcAATCAAAGGTTGACGATGCAGAAAGAAGGCGCGAAAGAGAGCAATGATTTCTTGACATTTCTATTGCGATCTATAGATGAAGGAGGAGATGGCAAAACTCCTCTGACCATGACACGTCTCAAAGCCATGCTCATG GATTTGGTTGTGGGTGGTACTGACTCATCCGCCACCACAATTGAGTTTGCAATGGCTGAAATTATGAACAAACCAGTAGTGTTAGAGAAAGCCCAGAAAGAATTAGATGCTGTAGTTGGGAAAGACAGTATCGTACAAGAGTCTCATATTTACAAACTACCATACTTGGAAGCAGTGATGAAAGAAACTCTACGCTTGCACCCAGCCCTGCCTCTAATGCTCCCACATTGCCCAAGTGAAACATGCATTGTGGGAGGTTATACCATTCCAAAGGGGTCTAAGGTTTTTGTTAATGTGTGGGATATCCACAGAGACCCTTCTAACTGGGAAGACCCATTAGAGTTTAATCCAGAGAGGTTCTTGAATGGTAAATATGACTTCAATGGAAGCAACTTCAACTACTTTCCATTTGGGAGTGGAAAAAGAATATGTCCAGGGACAGCAACGGCAGAGAGGCTTGTCATgcatttacttgcatcactgttgcattcttttgactGGAAACTACCACAAGGAGAGACGAAGGTGGATTCTTCCGAAAAGTTTGggatggtgatgatgaagaagGTACCTATGGTTGCTATCCCAACTCCAAGGTTATTGGATTCAGAGCTTTATCAGTAA